One window of the Capsicum annuum cultivar UCD-10X-F1 unplaced genomic scaffold, UCD10Xv1.1 ctg2906, whole genome shotgun sequence genome contains the following:
- the LOC124891022 gene encoding ethylene-responsive transcription factor ERF070-like has product HGIQRRAWEKEVFRKRSKVIAMEKVTDQIVGSSYILPRPGVVHYSGYDPTKLSTYEEGKAKGKKSEIHEKACEEEPIVKNENAEVISIENSIERDLKMPQEKVKKYEGVRQRKPGKWVAEVRVLGTKDQIWIGTFNTAEETSLAYDETVIEMNGAGAVTNILKPPPGYTPPTEINYLNPPSSSIDNSRI; this is encoded by the coding sequence TCATGGCATTCAACGAAGAGCATGGGAAAAGGAGGTCTTCAGAAAGCGCTCAAAAGTTATTGCTATGGAAAAAGTGACCGATCAAATCGTAGGAAGTTCCTATATCTTGCCTAGACCGGGAGTAGTTCACTATTCGGGCTATGATCCAACGAAGCTGTCTACTTATGAAGAAGGGAAGGCCAAAGGAAAGAAGTCAGAGATACATGAAAAGGCATGTGAAGAGGAACCCATCGTTAAGAATGAAAACGCTGAGGTGATTTCAATTGAAAATTCCATAGAGAGAGATCTTAAGATGCCGCAAGAAAAGGTGAAAAAGTACGAAGGGGTTAGACAAAGAAAGCCAGGAAAGTGGGTGGCAGAGGTTCGAGTCCTAGGTACTAAAGATCAAATCTGGATAGGAACATTCAATACTGCTGAAGAAACTTCTTTGGCTTATGACGAGACTGTCATTGAAATGAATGGTGCTGGCGCCGTGACAAACATCCTCAAGCCACCACCAGGATACACTCCACCAACGGAAATCAACTACTTGAATCCACCATCTTCATCCATAGATAATTCTAGGATTTAA